One stretch of Erythrolamprus reginae isolate rEryReg1 chromosome 7, rEryReg1.hap1, whole genome shotgun sequence DNA includes these proteins:
- the LRP2BP gene encoding LRP2-binding protein isoform X1 has protein sequence MKPTSEPLPREHSSETVLHFIFNESSIELDGLQWISHQGASEHVFLFAKAEQLLEQRIKDGEPLAYFLKGQLYFEEKRYEDALSIFEQNTDFQSMYQLGVMYYDGLGTTPNCKKGVEYMKKILDSDSPKAKHLKFAAAYNLGRAYYEGCGTPYSEEEAERLWLIAANHGNPKASVKAQSILGMLYSAHAKDFKKAFFWHSEACGNGSLESQGILGIMYLHGHGIRHNLKAALECLYQASDRGNVYAKGHLVEYYYKRKCFTKASEFAKRVIENDNVEKIAEETDCLPFYISRGLAMASFYLARCLELGRGIQQDLAAAKKYYSKACRLDPALAADLELTANHGRI, from the exons ATGAAGCCAACCAGTGAACCTCTGCCTCGTGAACATAGTTCTGAGACTGTTCTCCACTTCATTTTTAATGAATCCAGTATTGAATTGGATGGTTTACAATGGATATCCCATCAAG GGGCTTCGGAGCATGTTTTTCTGTTTGCAAAAGCTGAACAACTTCTGGAACAGCGAATTAAAGATGGAGAGCCACTGGCATATTTTCTCAAAGGGCAACTTTATTTTGAAGAG AAACGGTATGAAGATGCATTATCGATTTTTGAACAAAACACGGATTTTCAGTCCATGTACCAGCTGGGTGTAATGTACTACGATGGATTGGGAACTACTCCAAATTGT AAGAAAGGAGTTGAATATATGAAGAAGATTCTCGACTCTGACTCCCCTAaagcaaaacatttaaaatttgcTGCTGCATACAACCTTGGCCGAGCTTACTACGAAGGATGCGGGACTCCATATTCTGAAGAAGAAGCTGAAAG ATTATGGCTTATTGCTGCAAATCACGGGAACCCAAAAGCAAGCGTAAAGGCTCAGAGTATACTTGGAATGCTGTATTCGGCACATGCTAAGGATTTTAAAAAG GCATTCTTTTGGCACTCAGAAGCTTGTGGGAATGGAAGCTTGGAATCTCAAGGCATCCTTGGGATTATGTATCTTCACGGACATGGCATACGTCACAACTTGAAGGCTGCTTTAGAGTGCCTCTATCAGGCATCGGATCGAGGAAATGTCTATGCTAAAGGCCATTTGGTGGaatattattacaaaagaaaatgtTTTACAAAAGCATCCGAGTTTGCCAAAAG AGTAATAGAAAATGACAATGTTGAAAAGATAGCAGAGGAAACAGATTGTCTTCCTTTTTACATAAGCAGAGGACTTGCAATGGCTTCTTTCTACTTGGCCAGGTGCCTCGAACTTGGCCGAGGAATCCAGCAAGAtttagcagcagctaaaaaatacTATTCTAAG gcatgtcGATTGGATCCTGCTTTAGCTGCTGATCTTGAGCTGACTGCAAATCACGGGAGAATTTAG
- the LRP2BP gene encoding LRP2-binding protein isoform X2 — MNPVLNWMVYNGYPIKKRYEDALSIFEQNTDFQSMYQLGVMYYDGLGTTPNCKKGVEYMKKILDSDSPKAKHLKFAAAYNLGRAYYEGCGTPYSEEEAERLWLIAANHGNPKASVKAQSILGMLYSAHAKDFKKAFFWHSEACGNGSLESQGILGIMYLHGHGIRHNLKAALECLYQASDRGNVYAKGHLVEYYYKRKCFTKASEFAKRVIENDNVEKIAEETDCLPFYISRGLAMASFYLARCLELGRGIQQDLAAAKKYYSKACRLDPALAADLELTANHGRI, encoded by the exons ATGAATCCAGTATTGAATTGGATGGTTTACAATGGATATCCCATCAAG AAACGGTATGAAGATGCATTATCGATTTTTGAACAAAACACGGATTTTCAGTCCATGTACCAGCTGGGTGTAATGTACTACGATGGATTGGGAACTACTCCAAATTGT AAGAAAGGAGTTGAATATATGAAGAAGATTCTCGACTCTGACTCCCCTAaagcaaaacatttaaaatttgcTGCTGCATACAACCTTGGCCGAGCTTACTACGAAGGATGCGGGACTCCATATTCTGAAGAAGAAGCTGAAAG ATTATGGCTTATTGCTGCAAATCACGGGAACCCAAAAGCAAGCGTAAAGGCTCAGAGTATACTTGGAATGCTGTATTCGGCACATGCTAAGGATTTTAAAAAG GCATTCTTTTGGCACTCAGAAGCTTGTGGGAATGGAAGCTTGGAATCTCAAGGCATCCTTGGGATTATGTATCTTCACGGACATGGCATACGTCACAACTTGAAGGCTGCTTTAGAGTGCCTCTATCAGGCATCGGATCGAGGAAATGTCTATGCTAAAGGCCATTTGGTGGaatattattacaaaagaaaatgtTTTACAAAAGCATCCGAGTTTGCCAAAAG AGTAATAGAAAATGACAATGTTGAAAAGATAGCAGAGGAAACAGATTGTCTTCCTTTTTACATAAGCAGAGGACTTGCAATGGCTTCTTTCTACTTGGCCAGGTGCCTCGAACTTGGCCGAGGAATCCAGCAAGAtttagcagcagctaaaaaatacTATTCTAAG gcatgtcGATTGGATCCTGCTTTAGCTGCTGATCTTGAGCTGACTGCAAATCACGGGAGAATTTAG